A window of Metabacillus sp. B2-18 contains these coding sequences:
- a CDS encoding TetR/AcrR family transcriptional regulator, whose product MAKKESTKEIILKTATCLFQRQGYHGTGLNQIIEESGAPKGSIYYHFPNGKEEIALEAIHQMKRDILERAQEDLSGGETAAEAFQFYINKIASIFDHPKTMEGLSIGLIASEISSTHENLRLACEAAFMDWQALYVNKLKAYGMETEKAEELGLTITALIEGACTLSATHKNGDPLRVIGKQLPLLLS is encoded by the coding sequence ATGGCAAAAAAGGAGAGTACAAAGGAAATTATCCTTAAAACAGCAACATGCTTATTTCAGCGCCAAGGCTATCATGGAACTGGATTGAATCAAATCATTGAGGAAAGCGGGGCACCAAAAGGCTCCATCTATTATCACTTTCCAAATGGTAAAGAGGAAATTGCCTTGGAGGCTATTCATCAAATGAAACGGGATATATTGGAGCGGGCACAGGAAGATTTGAGTGGGGGAGAAACAGCTGCTGAAGCATTTCAATTTTATATTAATAAGATTGCGTCTATTTTTGATCACCCTAAAACAATGGAAGGATTATCAATAGGTCTTATTGCTTCAGAAATATCATCAACACACGAAAATCTACGGTTAGCATGTGAAGCTGCTTTTATGGATTGGCAAGCTTTGTATGTTAATAAGCTTAAAGCATATGGTATGGAAACAGAGAAAGCAGAAGAATTAGGCTTAACAATAACTGCATTGATTGAAGGAGCCTGCACACTATCTGCTACGCACAAAAATGGGGACCCTCTACGTGTAATTGGAAAACAATTGCCGTTATTGTTGTCATAA
- the rlmD gene encoding 23S rRNA (uracil(1939)-C(5))-methyltransferase RlmD, which yields MIAEIRHLDDRGSGQAVIWRENELGNPKKLKLTIPQTLPGEKVRVTVDQPERRRRKVLPEEILEAHSDRLAPPCPHFDKCGGCVWQHWQYTAQLKQKTEHVKHAIEEQGFNPVLVKETIGMDQPWHYRNKMEFTFAPDGSLGLHEQGNFRKVISLESCLIASKEMVEAAMEVAVWVKDYQLKGYNKDTHEGLLRHLMVRQSFATGEMMLGLFATEGPNDTLQKAVEDLVSRIEAKYPQVKSLLWLENTQWADRTQSEKSHTLAGRDFIYDEMDGYRFRLWFDTFFQTNPTQAQKLVDLAVEMGQPKKSESMIDLFCGVGTFSLPFANRVGKLAGIEIVESSIESAKRNASDNGISNTYFLAKDARKGIDSVLETFGSPELLLLDPPRSGAGGKVMRRIGRSKPERIVYVSCNPDTFATDIKELEQFDYELKIVQPVDLFPHTVHVECVALLELK from the coding sequence ATGATTGCTGAAATACGTCATTTAGATGACAGGGGTTCAGGACAAGCTGTTATTTGGCGGGAAAACGAACTTGGTAATCCGAAGAAATTAAAACTAACTATTCCACAAACGCTTCCAGGGGAGAAGGTACGTGTAACGGTTGATCAACCAGAAAGAAGAAGAAGAAAGGTTCTACCTGAGGAGATCTTAGAAGCTCATTCTGATAGATTGGCACCACCATGTCCTCATTTTGATAAATGTGGTGGATGTGTGTGGCAGCATTGGCAATACACAGCCCAATTAAAACAAAAAACTGAGCATGTAAAACATGCAATCGAGGAACAAGGATTTAATCCTGTGCTAGTTAAAGAAACAATTGGGATGGATCAGCCTTGGCACTATCGCAATAAAATGGAGTTTACATTTGCTCCTGATGGTTCTCTTGGGTTACATGAGCAAGGGAATTTCCGTAAAGTAATCTCGCTTGAATCATGCTTAATTGCAAGTAAAGAAATGGTCGAGGCTGCTATGGAAGTAGCAGTTTGGGTAAAAGATTATCAATTAAAAGGCTACAATAAAGATACCCACGAAGGATTGCTTCGTCATTTAATGGTTCGACAATCTTTCGCAACTGGAGAAATGATGCTAGGGCTTTTTGCAACAGAAGGACCAAATGATACCCTTCAAAAGGCTGTGGAAGATTTGGTTTCGAGAATTGAGGCAAAGTATCCACAAGTAAAAAGCTTGTTATGGCTTGAAAATACACAATGGGCAGATCGTACACAGTCTGAAAAAAGTCATACATTAGCAGGACGAGATTTCATTTATGATGAAATGGATGGCTACCGTTTTCGTCTTTGGTTTGATACATTCTTCCAAACAAATCCGACTCAAGCTCAAAAATTAGTTGATTTAGCAGTTGAAATGGGTCAACCGAAAAAATCAGAAAGCATGATTGACCTTTTCTGTGGAGTTGGGACATTCTCGCTCCCATTTGCAAATAGAGTCGGAAAGCTTGCGGGTATTGAAATTGTAGAGAGTTCTATTGAATCAGCTAAAAGAAATGCAAGTGATAACGGGATATCTAACACGTATTTTCTAGCTAAGGATGCTAGAAAAGGAATTGATTCAGTATTAGAAACGTTTGGTAGCCCTGAACTGCTTCTTTTGGATCCTCCTAGATCAGGTGCTGGCGGAAAAGTCATGAGAAGAATTGGACGTTCTAAACCAGAAAGAATTGTGTATGTATCTTGTAATCCTGATACATTTGCGACAGATATTAAAGAACTTGAACAATTTGACTATGAGTTAAAAATAGTACAACCTGTTGATCTATTTCCTCATACAGTTCATGTGGAATGTGTAGCATTATTAGAGCTAAAATAA
- a CDS encoding HAAS signaling domain-containing protein: MKKNNFMRKLEELLSSVPEVDRKEMLYDYEEHFTVGLEDGRTEAEIVNELGDPHSIARDLLSEYKLTRLDHQKQGTNTLNVILTAIMMGFLNLVFVLGPALGIFGAYIGLVAASFILIISPLAIIGSVIFNGLEDLAIVFFLSMITCGLGILLGIGMLKTGKFLLKAFLKYMNFNKKVIYGGKGVKAA, translated from the coding sequence GTGAAGAAAAATAACTTTATGAGGAAATTAGAGGAGCTTTTATCAAGTGTTCCAGAGGTAGATCGAAAAGAGATGCTCTATGATTATGAAGAGCATTTTACTGTAGGCCTAGAGGATGGCAGAACAGAGGCTGAGATTGTCAATGAATTAGGTGATCCACATTCTATTGCTAGGGATTTGCTTTCGGAATACAAGTTAACAAGATTGGATCATCAAAAACAAGGAACGAATACATTAAATGTCATTTTAACGGCAATTATGATGGGCTTTTTAAACCTGGTTTTTGTTTTAGGGCCTGCGTTGGGTATTTTTGGAGCATATATTGGTTTAGTTGCAGCATCATTCATACTTATTATTTCACCTTTAGCTATTATAGGATCAGTTATATTTAATGGACTTGAAGATCTTGCAATTGTTTTCTTTTTATCTATGATTACATGCGGATTAGGTATTTTACTAGGGATTGGCATGTTGAAAACAGGGAAGTTCCTATTAAAAGCATTCCTTAAGTATATGAACTTTAATAAAAAAGTAATTTACGGAGGAAAAGGGGTAAAAGCGGCATGA
- the asnA gene encoding aspartate--ammonia ligase, whose translation MSKTYASSRYCSLLSLVETEEAIRKLKDFFVMNLSQSLNIMKVSAPIMVKSGNGINDNLNGIERVVSFDALDSDSSIEIVQSLAKWKRMAVTRYGFQNDEGLYTDMNAIRRDETLDNTHSLYVDQWDWEKVISEGQRNEQKLKEEVQKIYESIKITEQYMFGLYPKLTPTLPNNIAFITAQELEQLYPQISPKEREDEIARKYGAVFIMGIGGDLPSGEKHDGRSPDYDDWTLNGDIILWNPVLERAFEVSSMGIRVDRHALLKQLKESNCEERKSLDYHKAILNEELPSTIGGGIGQSRLCMFLLKKVHIGEVQASVWSEQIIKECEDNNIPLL comes from the coding sequence ATGAGTAAAACGTATGCTTCATCGAGATATTGTTCGTTACTAAGTTTAGTAGAAACAGAAGAGGCAATAAGGAAGCTTAAGGATTTTTTTGTTATGAACCTTTCCCAATCGTTAAATATCATGAAAGTTTCTGCCCCGATCATGGTTAAATCGGGAAATGGAATAAATGATAATTTAAATGGAATAGAACGTGTCGTTTCCTTTGATGCCTTAGATTCTGACAGCAGCATTGAAATTGTGCAATCTTTAGCAAAGTGGAAAAGGATGGCAGTAACTCGCTATGGCTTTCAAAATGATGAAGGCTTATATACGGATATGAATGCGATTAGAAGAGATGAAACCTTGGATAACACTCATTCTCTATACGTTGATCAGTGGGATTGGGAAAAAGTAATCTCAGAGGGACAGCGGAATGAACAAAAATTAAAGGAAGAAGTCCAAAAAATTTATGAATCAATTAAGATAACTGAACAATATATGTTCGGTTTATATCCAAAGCTTACTCCGACTCTACCAAACAATATTGCGTTTATTACAGCTCAGGAGCTTGAACAACTATATCCTCAAATCTCCCCGAAAGAAAGGGAGGATGAGATTGCTAGAAAATATGGGGCTGTATTTATTATGGGCATTGGTGGAGATTTGCCTTCAGGTGAAAAGCATGATGGGAGATCACCAGATTATGATGATTGGACTTTAAATGGCGACATTATCCTTTGGAATCCTGTATTAGAAAGAGCGTTTGAGGTATCTTCTATGGGGATTAGAGTTGATCGGCATGCACTTTTAAAGCAATTAAAAGAATCTAACTGTGAAGAACGTAAATCACTAGACTATCATAAAGCCATCTTGAATGAAGAACTTCCTTCTACAATTGGAGGAGGAATTGGGCAATCAAGATTATGTATGTTCTTATTGAAAAAAGTTCATATTGGCGAGGTGCAAGCTTCTGTTTGGAGTGAACAAATAATAAAAGAATGTGAGGATAACAATATTCCATTACTATAA
- a CDS encoding polyprenyl synthetase family protein yields MNEKIMFDTDKTYQKAERKALDYYQSLYEQITRKTYIPALTKDFQTWKQNHVYRKSLFSVFTRKNNKPEAQDYDIYIQWLKYTGKLTPYLERSISYLFLRDLGKDLSSTKTQERVNRVVKSLTKHLTKKTDKTDTFNMAGLYRIAQKESIETTMIWLVNKLKTVTSNIPEEIDPEQARRKLIKIIAGVVMHVVEEMDDGVEPTERAQKLDQAIRLGYCYGLTYPFVDDLLDVNLLSLEEKKRYSNLIRTTLITGSVPELGQWDGNNAGLLQYIHSELREAFEYIKGNQQSENVQSFLEQAYIFFQSQEVDRVKDLSNPDYTNEDLYIPVILKSASSRLIVRSVLSASEDEGFNDRTYYYGIYNQLADDFADMFDDLEAGAVTPYTYYLKYHVQRPDLINPFELYWTVISNLIHNVYKSDSKTREVILNRAINGLKRYKSKLGTEKYNEVMELFSPDSSSFTQLIQKMVKKADDVDFFDKLLRDHMLNNMRNERNEQEEFLETIKFVRNQLNDTLHVSQSDEEVNSSIVEAANYSLEGDGKRLRPIVTWVMAIKVYGLDQSVIMPLLKSLEYMHTASLIFDDLPSQDNASIRRGRQTLHQAYNTAIAELTGLFLTQKATWEQASLKKFDPNTVLKLIQYSSYMTAEMCKGQAMDLESKGKPLSLDQLNLMCFYKTGMAFEASIIMPAILAHADETEIEVLKKYAYHAGIAFQIKDDLLDFEGDPALLGKTVGKDRENQSSTFVSILGQEEARKKMWEHYCQAIEVLQKIPRDIPFLKHFLNYIINRDH; encoded by the coding sequence ATGAATGAAAAAATAATGTTTGATACTGATAAAACTTATCAGAAGGCGGAACGAAAGGCTTTAGATTATTACCAATCTCTTTATGAGCAAATCACCCGCAAAACCTATATTCCTGCTTTAACAAAAGATTTTCAAACCTGGAAGCAAAACCATGTTTACCGAAAATCACTATTCTCTGTTTTTACACGTAAAAATAACAAGCCAGAGGCACAGGATTATGACATTTATATTCAATGGCTCAAATATACAGGCAAGCTAACTCCCTACCTAGAACGCAGCATTTCTTACCTTTTTTTGCGTGATCTAGGAAAAGACTTAAGTTCAACTAAAACACAGGAAAGAGTTAACCGAGTAGTTAAAAGTTTAACAAAACATCTAACGAAAAAAACAGATAAGACAGATACGTTCAACATGGCTGGATTATACCGAATAGCTCAAAAGGAAAGCATTGAAACGACCATGATCTGGCTCGTCAATAAGTTAAAGACAGTAACATCAAATATTCCTGAGGAAATTGACCCTGAGCAAGCACGGAGAAAGTTAATAAAAATCATTGCAGGGGTTGTCATGCATGTTGTGGAAGAAATGGATGATGGGGTTGAACCTACTGAACGTGCTCAGAAACTCGATCAAGCCATTCGCTTAGGGTATTGTTATGGTTTAACTTATCCTTTTGTTGATGATTTGCTTGATGTAAATCTTTTATCGCTTGAGGAAAAGAAGAGATATTCAAACTTGATACGAACAACACTTATCACTGGTTCTGTGCCAGAACTAGGGCAATGGGACGGAAATAATGCAGGGTTACTACAATATATTCATTCAGAACTACGAGAAGCCTTTGAATATATTAAAGGAAATCAGCAATCGGAAAATGTGCAGTCATTTTTGGAGCAAGCATATATATTTTTTCAATCACAGGAAGTGGACCGTGTAAAGGACCTTTCTAACCCAGATTACACAAATGAAGACCTTTATATTCCAGTTATTCTAAAATCCGCATCTTCGCGATTAATTGTTCGTTCTGTTCTTAGTGCCTCTGAAGACGAGGGTTTCAATGATCGAACATATTATTATGGAATTTACAATCAGCTTGCTGATGATTTCGCTGACATGTTTGATGACTTAGAGGCAGGTGCTGTTACTCCTTATACGTATTATTTGAAATATCATGTTCAACGTCCCGACCTTATTAATCCGTTTGAATTATATTGGACGGTTATATCAAACTTGATTCACAATGTGTACAAATCAGATTCGAAAACACGCGAGGTTATCCTTAATCGAGCAATAAATGGGTTAAAACGATATAAAAGTAAATTGGGAACTGAAAAATATAATGAAGTGATGGAGTTATTTTCACCTGATTCTTCAAGTTTTACACAGCTTATTCAGAAGATGGTGAAAAAAGCAGATGATGTAGATTTCTTTGATAAGCTGCTACGCGACCATATGTTGAATAATATGAGAAATGAGCGGAATGAACAGGAAGAATTTTTAGAAACAATTAAATTTGTTCGTAATCAACTAAATGATACATTACATGTTTCTCAGAGTGATGAAGAGGTGAATAGTTCCATTGTTGAGGCTGCAAACTATAGTCTTGAAGGTGATGGAAAGCGATTGAGGCCTATTGTTACTTGGGTAATGGCAATTAAGGTATACGGTTTAGATCAATCTGTGATCATGCCATTACTTAAATCATTAGAATACATGCATACAGCGTCTTTAATCTTTGACGATCTTCCATCACAGGATAATGCATCGATTCGAAGGGGGCGTCAAACACTGCATCAGGCTTATAATACTGCTATTGCCGAACTAACCGGTCTTTTTTTAACCCAGAAAGCGACCTGGGAACAAGCATCACTTAAAAAATTTGATCCAAATACTGTCCTGAAATTAATACAATATTCCTCATATATGACAGCCGAGATGTGCAAGGGACAGGCAATGGACTTAGAATCGAAAGGCAAGCCGTTATCTCTAGATCAATTAAATCTAATGTGCTTTTATAAAACTGGAATGGCATTCGAAGCATCTATTATTATGCCAGCGATCCTAGCACATGCTGATGAGACAGAAATAGAGGTGTTAAAGAAATATGCGTATCATGCGGGTATTGCTTTTCAGATTAAGGATGATTTACTCGACTTTGAAGGAGATCCTGCACTGCTTGGAAAAACAGTTGGAAAAGATAGAGAAAATCAAAGTTCAACATTTGTGTCAATCTTGGGCCAAGAAGAAGCTAGAAAAAAGATGTGGGAACATTACTGTCAAGCAATCGAAGTTCTACAGAAAATACCACGAGACATTCCTTTTCTAAAGCATTTTTTGAATTATATAATCAACCGAGATCATTGA
- a CDS encoding DUF4097 family beta strand repeat-containing protein — translation MKKAVMFAFFLIVVGIAGSVVTAATTDVFSLEKREIVQQEEVKGTEIQQIEVGTSSTNIKMVPSKGDSIEVKLTGKVSEKLKDKYKLVITEEGDKVNIHVKNQDLYFYVGFSFIELNLEIEVPEKDYQSLVVESSSGDIDISQLKVEEFSAEASSGDITIDQMSVSTNNKMEASSGTINVKNSSAKAFDVGASSGDIILRNVDGHVEAETSSGSIEMNNKQVTGNINAVASSGDVIIGFDESPKSLSVDFRGSSGDGIIELEGFSYEDKSENSINGKIGSGEYELKVRTSSGDFQLK, via the coding sequence ATGAAAAAAGCGGTGATGTTTGCATTTTTCTTAATTGTTGTTGGTATTGCAGGTTCTGTTGTTACGGCAGCTACGACCGATGTATTTTCACTTGAAAAGAGAGAGATTGTTCAACAGGAAGAGGTAAAAGGGACTGAAATTCAGCAAATAGAGGTTGGTACATCTTCAACAAACATAAAAATGGTTCCTTCAAAGGGAGATTCTATCGAAGTAAAATTAACTGGGAAAGTTAGTGAGAAGCTTAAAGATAAATATAAGCTGGTTATTACAGAAGAAGGAGATAAAGTAAACATTCATGTGAAAAATCAGGATTTATACTTCTATGTTGGTTTTTCCTTTATCGAACTGAATTTAGAGATTGAAGTACCTGAAAAGGATTACCAGTCCTTAGTTGTTGAAAGCTCTTCAGGAGATATAGACATTTCTCAGCTTAAGGTTGAAGAATTTAGTGCAGAAGCTAGCTCTGGTGATATTACGATTGATCAAATGTCAGTTAGCACTAATAATAAAATGGAAGCAAGCAGTGGAACAATAAATGTGAAAAATTCATCAGCAAAAGCTTTTGATGTAGGAGCTAGCAGCGGAGACATTATTCTCCGGAACGTTGACGGTCATGTTGAAGCTGAAACCTCTTCAGGTAGTATTGAGATGAACAATAAACAGGTTACTGGTAATATAAATGCAGTGGCATCAAGTGGAGATGTTATTATAGGTTTTGATGAATCTCCTAAGTCGCTTTCTGTTGACTTTAGGGGAAGCTCAGGAGATGGAATCATTGAGCTGGAAGGCTTCAGTTATGAAGACAAATCAGAGAATAGTATTAACGGGAAGATTGGTAGCGGGGAATATGAGCTTAAGGTAAGAACATCATCCGGTGATTTTCAATTGAAGTAA
- a CDS encoding protein adenylyltransferase SelO: MTKEQDLKTGWKIDNSYARLPKKFFTEQKPTPVSNPELIIQNDQLASSLGLNVEELRSHEQVEVFAGNRIPEGSTPLAQAYAGHQFGHLNMLGDGRAVLLGEQLTPQDERVDIQLKGSGRTPYSRGGDGRAALGPMLREYIISEAMYALGIPTTRSLAVITTGENILRETELPGAILTRVAASHIRVGTFQFAAQLGTDEELQALADYTIERHYPDIERDDNRYLSLLQQMIQRQASLIAKWQLVGFIHGVMNTDNMTVSGETIDYGPCAFMDTYDPETVFSSIDVQGRYAYGNQPFIGGWNLARFAESLIPLIHEDQDKAVEIAQEEISKYMDIYETNWLRGMRAKLGLFSEEKDDKTLIEDLLTLMQKHKADYTNTFVALTFDKLDGMELFRSSEFEQWKERWHERLSKQKEPKVESQKLMRDHNPAVIPRNHRVEEALEAAVKHGDYTVMERLLDALTKPFAHTTQQEKYCSLPPSGQPYRTYCGT, encoded by the coding sequence ATGACAAAGGAACAAGACTTAAAAACAGGTTGGAAAATAGACAATAGCTATGCGCGCCTGCCAAAAAAGTTTTTTACTGAACAAAAGCCAACTCCTGTTAGCAATCCTGAGTTAATCATACAGAATGATCAGCTAGCATCATCGCTAGGTCTGAATGTCGAAGAGTTACGAAGTCATGAACAAGTAGAGGTTTTTGCAGGTAACCGAATTCCAGAAGGTTCAACACCTCTAGCACAAGCATATGCGGGACATCAATTCGGTCATTTAAACATGTTGGGAGATGGTCGTGCAGTTCTGCTTGGGGAACAATTAACACCTCAAGATGAGCGGGTTGATATCCAACTTAAAGGCTCAGGAAGAACACCTTATTCACGAGGTGGAGATGGAAGGGCTGCGCTTGGCCCAATGCTTCGAGAATACATTATTAGTGAAGCGATGTATGCCTTAGGAATACCGACTACGAGAAGTTTAGCTGTAATAACAACTGGTGAGAATATTCTCCGAGAAACAGAACTTCCCGGTGCCATTTTAACTCGTGTTGCTGCAAGTCATATTCGTGTTGGAACGTTCCAATTTGCTGCACAATTGGGAACAGATGAGGAGCTTCAAGCTCTCGCTGATTATACAATAGAGCGACATTATCCGGATATTGAAAGAGATGATAACAGGTATCTTTCATTGCTTCAACAAATGATACAAAGGCAAGCTTCATTAATTGCAAAGTGGCAACTTGTTGGTTTTATCCATGGAGTAATGAACACTGATAATATGACAGTTAGTGGAGAAACGATTGATTATGGTCCTTGTGCCTTTATGGATACGTATGATCCTGAAACTGTTTTTAGCTCAATTGATGTTCAGGGCCGTTATGCCTATGGTAACCAACCATTCATAGGTGGATGGAATTTAGCACGATTTGCCGAATCTCTTATCCCGCTAATTCATGAAGATCAAGATAAAGCAGTTGAAATAGCTCAGGAAGAAATATCTAAATATATGGACATTTATGAAACAAATTGGCTTAGAGGAATGAGAGCTAAGTTAGGTCTTTTTTCTGAAGAAAAAGACGATAAAACATTAATTGAAGACCTTCTTACCTTAATGCAGAAGCATAAGGCGGATTATACAAATACCTTTGTTGCTTTAACGTTCGACAAACTGGACGGAATGGAGCTTTTCCGTTCTTCTGAATTTGAACAGTGGAAAGAGCGTTGGCATGAAAGATTAAGTAAGCAAAAAGAACCTAAAGTAGAATCACAAAAGTTAATGAGGGATCATAATCCTGCAGTAATTCCTCGTAACCATCGTGTGGAAGAAGCACTGGAAGCTGCGGTAAAACATGGGGATTATACTGTAATGGAAAGATTATTAGATGCTCTTACCAAACCTTTTGCACACACTACTCAACAGGAAAAATACTGCAGTCTGCCTCCTTCAGGTCAGCCTTACCGGACTTATTGTGGGACTTGA
- a CDS encoding DHA2 family efflux MFS transporter permease subunit: MNAQANGKGVTDTSELKVVPIIISFVVAGFIGLFSETALNMALNNLITGFGIKETTAQWLTTGYLLTLGILVPVSGLILQWFTTRQLFITSLIASIIGTFIAAVAPTFSVLMIARVVQAVGTALLLPLMFNTILLIIPPHKRGKVMGIIGLVIMFAPAVGPTISGLILKTLSWHWIFWISLPLLIAALIYGIIFMQDVTKPTKPKIDILSIILSTIGFGGIVFGFSNAGEGGGWGSPTVIVSMVAGGIALVLFTIRQLTMKQPILNLRAFKYPMFTVGLLMVVVCMMAILSSMILLPLYLQTSLALSTFAAGLLLLPGGIINGILSPVMGGLFDRFGPKWLTIIGMTIVTGSMFGFSTISMETSSSLIIGLHIVMMVGISMVMMPAQTNGLNQLPPELYPDGTAIMNTLQQVAGAIGTAVAISILSSGTSNFMETVEDKQNPLNQVLAFTEGVQDAFVFAIILSVVGLVISLFIKRVNVEQV; encoded by the coding sequence ATGAATGCACAAGCAAATGGTAAGGGAGTAACTGATACGAGTGAGTTGAAAGTTGTTCCGATTATCATTTCTTTTGTTGTTGCTGGTTTTATTGGTTTGTTTAGTGAAACAGCCTTAAACATGGCATTGAATAATTTGATTACAGGCTTTGGTATTAAAGAAACCACTGCTCAGTGGTTAACGACAGGTTATTTGCTTACACTTGGAATTTTGGTTCCAGTTTCAGGACTTATTTTACAATGGTTTACGACGAGGCAGTTGTTTATTACATCTCTTATTGCTTCTATAATTGGTACGTTCATTGCGGCAGTTGCCCCAACCTTTAGTGTTCTGATGATTGCCCGAGTTGTTCAAGCGGTAGGAACAGCATTACTGCTTCCATTAATGTTTAATACAATTTTATTAATTATCCCTCCGCATAAACGTGGTAAAGTTATGGGGATTATTGGGCTAGTGATTATGTTTGCTCCTGCGGTAGGACCTACTATTTCAGGATTAATACTTAAGACACTATCATGGCATTGGATCTTTTGGATTTCATTACCATTACTCATTGCAGCACTTATTTATGGTATTATTTTTATGCAGGATGTAACAAAGCCAACCAAACCTAAAATTGATATCTTATCAATTATCTTATCTACTATAGGATTTGGTGGTATTGTATTTGGATTTAGTAATGCAGGAGAAGGTGGCGGTTGGGGAAGTCCAACTGTTATAGTTTCAATGGTTGCTGGAGGAATAGCCTTAGTCTTATTCACTATTCGACAATTAACAATGAAGCAACCTATTCTAAATTTACGAGCTTTTAAATATCCGATGTTTACAGTTGGCTTACTAATGGTTGTTGTATGTATGATGGCCATTCTTTCTTCAATGATTTTATTGCCACTTTATTTACAAACATCGTTGGCTCTAAGTACGTTTGCAGCTGGTCTTCTATTACTTCCTGGTGGAATCATTAATGGAATATTATCACCTGTAATGGGAGGACTATTTGATCGTTTTGGTCCTAAATGGCTAACGATTATAGGAATGACCATAGTAACAGGCTCAATGTTTGGTTTTTCTACCATATCAATGGAAACATCTTCATCCCTTATTATAGGACTTCATATTGTCATGATGGTTGGAATTTCTATGGTTATGATGCCTGCGCAGACGAATGGATTAAATCAATTACCACCTGAGCTTTATCCAGATGGAACGGCTATAATGAACACACTACAGCAAGTAGCCGGAGCAATTGGAACAGCTGTTGCAATTTCAATCCTATCATCTGGAACAAGTAACTTTATGGAAACAGTAGAAGATAAACAAAATCCATTAAACCAAGTACTTGCCTTCACTGAAGGTGTCCAAGACGCTTTTGTATTTGCGATTATCTTATCAGTTGTTGGTTTGGTTATTTCGTTGTTTATTAAGCGAGTGAATGTAGAGCAAGTTTAA
- a CDS encoding PadR family transcriptional regulator yields the protein MNVQFKKGALELCVLILICRKDQYGYELAQNISSKIQVAEGTLYPLLRRLTKEEYVTTYLAESSEGPPRKYYSLTDKGKGYMNILIEEWTQFSNAVNEFILEGTKSEEK from the coding sequence ATGAATGTGCAATTTAAAAAAGGAGCATTGGAGCTATGTGTGTTAATTCTAATTTGTAGAAAAGATCAATACGGTTATGAATTGGCTCAAAATATATCGAGTAAAATTCAAGTGGCAGAAGGAACGCTATACCCTTTATTAAGAAGATTAACAAAAGAAGAATATGTGACAACGTATCTAGCCGAATCATCAGAGGGACCTCCAAGAAAATACTATTCACTAACTGATAAAGGTAAGGGGTATATGAATATTCTTATTGAAGAGTGGACTCAATTTTCAAATGCTGTGAATGAATTTATTTTGGAGGGTACCAAAAGTGAAGAAAAATAA